The proteins below are encoded in one region of Phaseolus vulgaris cultivar G19833 chromosome 1, P. vulgaris v2.0, whole genome shotgun sequence:
- the LOC137815372 gene encoding uncharacterized protein gives MAKWKLRLMSEAKGKWKDILESKYTVLSGVNHVRSCCQSWWWRDLENICREGDGVGWFQQAVAWNVRSGDSVHLWEDPWINNSNIKELYPRLFSLSLNQGMTVGEAGFWDDYGWHWHLKWRRERFN, from the coding sequence ATGGCGAAATGGAAATTGAGGTTAATGAGCGAAGCAAAGGGGAAATGGAAAGATATCTTGGAGTCTAAATATACGGTGTTATCTGGTGTTAACCATGTTCGGTCTTGTTGTCAAtcctggtggtggagagacttaGAAAACATATGTAGGGAGGGTGATGGTGTAGGTTGGTTCCAACAAGCTGTTGCATGGAATGTCAGATCTGGGGACTCTGTACACTTATGGGAGGATCCTTGGATTAATAACAGTAATATTAAGGAGTTATATCCTAGATTATTCTCTTTATCCTTGAATCAAGGGATGACGGTGGGTGAGGCTGGCTTTTGGGATGACTACGGATGGCATTGGCACCTAAAATGGAGGAGGGAGAGATTCAACTGA